In Colletotrichum destructivum chromosome 8, complete sequence, the following proteins share a genomic window:
- a CDS encoding uncharacterized protein (Putative zn(2)Cys(6) fungal-type DNA-binding domain, transcription factor domain, fungi), whose translation MSNDPSVRRILPQSSQMGSFSFAPQQYPQRETQKNYVFVDEHNRHKRLKVMRACEGCRRRKIKCDAATTNTWPCSACIRLKLHCVRPNGQYDGTDTYEPAGDEFTAGSSQMQSGFRQQPPIQQQSMMAGGQKPNPSMYAAQGAYSDPNVFPPVHYSEQQAHQHNMHYTTVSPSMSMMEQPYAGQNVFPTPPLQQSARPDSPPDTYSQDGSYQQSDLADLLGSLKVNEAGTAPYLRNKASFLHDEEPAVEDAEDFKTALPPIISGPGLKIRIPPELMPDDETVMHYFDLFFSHVHPYIPVLSKSMFYHQWNTNRESVSPLILEALFAMGGRLADDPAQGQQWLALATKHADSFMDVPRLSTLQALLLILKAREAAPKRGYYYRSWMTIVQCVQMGKDLGLDEHYSDHQAGRPCGSSSLECQMKSRIWQTIFVCETMIGSPQGRTDLAVELDSIDFSVPRPIPGGDDSEYHTTRNFTYFARIVRNVSRMNTAYGRLKKKKTKDWGVDPEFVQLNPALNSWLNDLPADLSVTFPPDGSPPWLSSPYIGNLHSYYYLTLILLHRPQLNFLDPNGQDGQWKQHMMICYSAAKALCRLQEAVLNSFGFPGLQCMLRGFSFTVYCGLCCIVLHLVAVVSPDPDLNTDAREFFTRHMRVLEKVMSIWPMADLQKQVDAVREAFSADVRKPFVLKPSFPYGSPQSSNHSSPPRGYRPGMARAASLDQQLDTQNLQHSQVSYTSHPITPPISAGPVDTKSDSPAIQSLVMMAHQGSQAPGMQQSMPLSDAPAWNPARIFEQWNTSFGTPQVQPQPSTLPPQSNSLSVSPSSGAPEAPSLQDIQAVNATLPVVSQQMAQQYSAAPVQTFVSPAMWQESVASVYEGGLKRGWDYDGSGPVMKRR comes from the exons ATGTCCAACGATCCGTCCGTGAGGCGCATCTTGCCTCAGAGCTCCCAGATGGGCAGCTTCTCCTTTGCGCCTCAGCAGTACCCTCAGAGGGAAACCCAGAAGA ACTATGTTTTCGTGGATGAACACAATCGCCACAAACGGCTGAAGG TGATGAGAGCTTGTGAGGGATGCAGAAGGAGGAAAATCAAATGTGATGcggccaccaccaacacctgGCCTTGCTCGGCGTGCATCAGACTCAAACTCCATTGCGTCCGCCCCAATGGCCAGTACGATGGCACCGACACCTACGAGCCTGCCGGGGACGAGTTCACCGCCGGTTCCTCTCAGATGCAGTCCGGGTTTCGCCAGCAACCTCCCATACAGCAACAGTCCATGATGGCCGGTGGCCAAAagcccaacccgtccatgTATGCTGCTCAGGGCGCGTATTCGGATCCCAATGTCTTCCCCCCCGTTCACTACTCCGAACAACAGGCGCACCAGCATAATATGCACTACACCACAGTGTCGCCCTCGATGTCAATGATGGAACAGCCTTATGCCGGCCAGAACGTATTCCCTACTCCTCCTCTCCAGCAGAGCGCGCGTCCAGATTCTCCTCCCGACACCTACTCCCAAGACGGGTCCTACCAGCAATCTGATTTGGCCGACCTTCTCGGTTCATTGAAGGTCAACGAGGCAGGCACAG CACCATACCTGAGGAATAAAGCCTCTTTCCTTCATGACGAGGAACCAGCCGTGGAAGATGCGGAGGACTTCAAGACCGCCCTTCCGCCCATCATTTCCGGTCCCGGTCTCAAAATCCGCATCCCCCCGGAACTGATGCCCGACGATGAAACTGTTATGCATTATTTCGACTTGTTTTTCAGCCATGTCCATCCCTACATACCTGTTCTAAGCAAGAGCATGTTCTACCACCAATGGAATACCAACCGGGAATCTGTGTCGCCTCTCATTCTCGAAGCTCTTTTCGCCATGGGAGGGAGACTTGCCGACGATCCTGCTCAAGGACAGCAATGGCTAGCCTTGGCAACGA AGCACGCCGACTCTTTCATGGACGTTCCGAGACTCAGCACCCTACAGGCCTTGTTACTCATCCTGAAAGCTAGGGAAGCAGCACCGAAGCGCGGCTATTACTACCGTTCGTGGATGACAATCGTTCAGTGCGTCCAAATGGGCAAGGATCTCGGCTTGGACGAGCACTACTCGGATCACCAGGCAGGACGGCCGTGtggctcctcctcgctggAATGTCAGATGAAGAGTAGGATTTGGCAGACCATTTTTGTTTGCGAAACCATGATTGGGTCTCCTCAAG GGCGAACCGATCTTGCGGTTGAGCTGGACTCCATCGACTTCAGTGTTCCGCGTCCCATCCCGGGAGGCGATGACTCCGAATATCACACCACTCGGAACTTCACCTACTTTGCAAGAATCGTTCGTAACGTCAGCCGCATGAACACAGCCTACGGCCgtctgaagaagaagaagacgaaggacTGGGGCGTTGATCCCGAATTTGTGCAGCTCAACCCGGCCCTCAACTCTTGGTTGAACGACCTTCCCGCGGATCTCTCGGTCACTTTCCCCCCGGATGGTTCCCCGCCATGGCTTTCGTCGCCATACATCGGAAACCTGCACTCCTACTACTACCTGACGTTGATTCTCCTCCATCGACCCCAACTCAATTTCCTCGATCCCAATGGACAGGATGGTCAGTGGAAACAGCACATGATGATTTGCTACTCCGCAGCCAAGGCTCTGTGTCGGTTGCAGGAAGCGGTTCTGAATTCCTTTGGGTTTCCCGGCCTGCAGTGCATGCTCCGTGGGTTCAGTTTCACCGTATACTGCGGACTTTGTTGCATTGTTCTGCACCTT GTGGCGGTTGTCTCCCCAGATCCCGATTTGAACACTGATGCCCGCGAGTTCTTCACGCGGCACATGCGAGTTCTCGAGAAGGTCATGTCGATTTGGCCAATGGCGGACCTCCAGAAGCAAGTCGATGCGGTACGCGAAGCATTTTCTGCTGATGTCAGGAAACCCTTTGTGCTCAAGCCAAGCTTCCCCTACGGCAGTCCTCAATCCTCCAACCATTCCAGCCCTCCCCGGGGCTACAGGCCCGGCATGGCTCGCGCTGCGTCTTTGGACCAACAGCTGGATACCCAGAACCTTCAGCACTCCCAAGTCAGTTACACCAGCCATCCCATTACACCTCCTATTTCTGCCGGGCCTGTGGATACCAAGAGTGACTCGCCTGCTATACAGTCACTCGTCATGATGGCCCACCAAGGTTCCCAAGCGCCGGGGATGCAACAGTCAATGCCACTGTCAGacgcgccggcctggaaCCCCGCACGCATCTTTGA GCAATGGAACACGTCTTTCGGTACGCCTCAGGTCCAACCACAGCCTTCGACGCTGCCTCCCCAGTCCAATTCGCTTAGTGTTTCTCCGTCTTCAGGTGCACCCGAAGCCCCGTCTCTACAAGACATTCAGGCTGTCAACGCCACTCTACCAGTGGTCTCTCAGCAAATGGCGCAACAGTACTCAGCCGCTCCAGTGCAAACGTTTGTTTCGCCAGCAATGTGGCAGGAGTCCGTGGCCAGTGTCTACGAAGGCGGTCTCAAGCGGGGCTGGGACTACGATGGCAGTGGCCCTGTGATGAAGCGGCGATGA
- a CDS encoding Putative MIP18 family, Fe-S cluster assembly domain superfamily — MDKDLDNANPTILSAAQLPTRQNKRSAPTAGPEDMFDDVIYAKPWYLCQPFCDDDSLWPDADADQWTPEPIDEQEIYDLISTISDPEHPLSLGQLAVVNLPDIHINPPPHAGAMDPNRLVQVLVELTPTVSHCSLATVLGLGVRVRLEKALPPNWRVDVRVKENAHAQDDQVNKQLSDKERVAAALENDTLKGVLDKMLETCV; from the exons ATGGACAAAGATCTCGACAACGCGAACCCGACCATTTTAAGCGCGGCTCAGCTGCCAACACGTCAGAACAAGCGTTCGGCGCCCACAGCCGGCCCGGAGGACATGTTTGACGATGTCATCTACGCCAAGCCTTGGTACCTCTGCCAACCCTTCTGTGATGACGACTCGCTCTGGCCtgacgccgatgccgaccaGTGGACTCCAGAGCCCATCGACGAGCAAGAAATTTATG ATTTGATATCAACAATCTCCGATCCAGAGCACCCGCTCTCCCTGGGACAGCTGGCTGTTGTCAACCTGCCCGACATCCACATcaaccctcctcctcacgcGGGAGCTATGGATCCCAACAGACTGGTTCAAGTCTTGGTCGAGTTGACGCCGACCGTCTCCCACTGCTCCCTCGCCACCGTGCTCGGTCTCGGCGTCCGGGTACGGCTGGAGAAGGCGCTGCCTCCCAACTGGCGCGTGGATGTCAGGGTCAAGGAGAACGCGCACGCCCAGGATGACCAGGTCAACAAGCAGCTCAGCGACAAGGagcgcgtcgccgccgcgctggaGAACGACACCCTGAAAGGGGTACTCGACAAGATGCTTGAAACTTGTGTCTGA